Genomic DNA from Bacterioplanes sanyensis:
TCTCGGCCAGCCTGACCATTCCGGTGGTGGGCATCGGCGCAGGCGCGGGTACCGACGCACAAGTATTGGTGCTGCAAGACATGCTGGGCTTAAACAGTGGCCATGTACCTAAGTTTGTTAAGAACTTTATGACTGACGGTCGCACCGTGCAGCAAGCCCTGGCGGCTTACGTTGCGGAAGTAAAAGACGGTACTTTCCCCGCCGCCGAGCACGGATTTGCCTGATGCAGACGGTTCACACCATTGCCGAGCTGCGCCAAGCGGTGCGCGCAGCGCGTGCCGCTGGCCAGACCATTGGCTTTGTTCCCACCATGGGCAATCTGCACGACGGTCACATTAGCTTGGTGGAGCGCGCACGCGCCGCCGGGCATTTTGTCGTCGCCAGTATTTTCGTCAATCCGTTGCAGTTCGACGATGCCAGCGACCTCCAGCGCTACCCGCGCACGCTGGCCGCGGACCAGCAACGGCTGAGCAGTGCTCAGTGTGATCTGCTGTTTGCGCCCGATGTGGATGAAATGTACCCGCAGGGACAACAAGCACAAAGCAAGGTGCACGTACCTGTGGTGTCGGAAGGTCTGTGTGGTGGCAGTCGCGCCGGACATTTTGATGGTGTTGCAACCGTGGTGAGCAAGCTGTTTAACCAGGTGCAACCGGATCAGGCTTTTTTCGGACAAAAAGACTGGCAGCAAGTGGCGGTGATTCGCAAGCTGGTGCAGGACCTCGATATGCCCATCGACATCGTCGCCGTGCCCACCGCGCGCGCCGACGATGGCCTGGCATTGAGCTCACGTAATGGCTACCTGAGCGACAGTGAACGCCAGCAAGCACCAATGCTCTACCGCACGCTGCAACAAACTGCCGAGCAACTGCAACAAGGCGCCAGCTTGGATGCCAGTGTGCAAAGCGCCAGCAAGGCATTGAATGCTGCCGGTTTTAACGTCGACTATGTGGAAATCCGGCGGCAGCAGGACCTGCAATCCGCCAGCGAAAACGACGGCGAAATTATCATTTTGGCGGCCGCTTTTCTTGGGCCAGCGCGCTTAA
This window encodes:
- the panC gene encoding pantoate--beta-alanine ligase; the encoded protein is MQTVHTIAELRQAVRAARAAGQTIGFVPTMGNLHDGHISLVERARAAGHFVVASIFVNPLQFDDASDLQRYPRTLAADQQRLSSAQCDLLFAPDVDEMYPQGQQAQSKVHVPVVSEGLCGGSRAGHFDGVATVVSKLFNQVQPDQAFFGQKDWQQVAVIRKLVQDLDMPIDIVAVPTARADDGLALSSRNGYLSDSERQQAPMLYRTLQQTAEQLQQGASLDASVQSASKALNAAGFNVDYVEIRRQQDLQSASENDGEIIILAAAFLGPARLIDNLPLSLNRPFE